A genomic window from Diorhabda sublineata isolate icDioSubl1.1 chromosome 8, icDioSubl1.1, whole genome shotgun sequence includes:
- the LOC130448093 gene encoding uncharacterized protein LOC130448093, producing MEILTPADFVNEFHNLNGVVISERKKNFFILLNRASQNFSSDDVDSAIKNLQPTTYQEKLFFVKTLIYFKKIEPLLEVLKKCNREHIKMVVKQKWFIQEAFRDITSASLVNEFFPWVSYSTCLKLLGRIPNYWTEEKNDELFDYIQKRYGFSYALKILHTCSSSKIETHLKEESPLLTTNQLISLLNRNEELFKLYINQRYSVNNPYVDQKVLNILANKSVDLLLELMDNKLIDLKILSTSASVRLLNISKQKLYEDPNFFKIFNIRSLVKHLGSDFKTFLQHKFSQNIDKFTSQSIYSNLFKRYPKSSRWSLFIEVYHKVYNKNIEEFLKTTDTFVITLNPDKKTISQWAGYKYESTKEDIYLKYFPPLASIPIIKGKIDVTSDARKREEMIKLLISSCAVNGDLESLDEVLEYINERHKNEDPNAHRRLVEFFLNEFKTIGFTKNQLDFVHEQIIFIKTQGLIDFFYYEHFFVVILKYSYENHKDLFNKLLLEYLRDLYTSKIWYYGNNQIHFGEFKREILIEMCKIFPQVVVSKNDYFLEFTRIFVEIIVQLSTINILEYPVFVSAIQEACNKSDLSYNDVILVSLGIQYNTNFPRLTFLDETTIFNYLSLVNKREQFVFFKDFFKRIVTKGQLTELELKIVSFVLENVDTSVVGNLEPILKNYPLLLLPNIEKNWKNINLDYLIKIIKHYTHIGMDRILCDYLINNWLEADLPTQKDAVKILLKLLPEEDFIKFFEKNINVLTSVPDLTTEEIKSHKIQCQLAGDFKNVSEPLKYLPLLQKYCTQDYIKFALPSLYSFFSRLAEKNIYSYIEFLIQDVLLKKYIIYFSCQFLKIDFVINLLRNVVPDDYNVLNTLCIVTLIYFINTRDEELFKLFIKYVTMIDIYDKKLFAKLIKRAPPKMFISEYIEVCWRKIEDINTDDDKVNKLLDNLLKHTFDKNVITRLTTSFITDIISRYLPIESVDRLSNIQKFTILCLIYRESEKSSNYKLTFDILSRLKMKSINNFCQTAIDLYYTNVDSEFIDDFIKHWVEKFSLAETLNEHITLKLFRKFLNPIDETKAENIINYLNELIDELGMHIFEIFIDNLRKYLNDLNEVSKYNLLYLMLGYKMSAITCVLVLKLLKPVDQGLSEDAKPIHAKIMEKIKTFEEPIVTAYYEMYLHNLH from the exons CCGCCGATTTTGTAAATGAATTTCATAATCTAAATGGAGTTGTAATAAGTGAAcgtaaaaagaattttttcatccTTCTTAACAGAGCTTCTCAAAATTTCTCTTCTGATGATGTTGATAGTGCCATAAAAAATCTCCAGCCCACAACTTAccaagaaaaattgttttttgtcaaaacgttgatttattttaaaaaaattgagccATTGCttgaagtattgaaaaaatgcaATAGGGAGCATATAAAAATGGTTGTTAAGCAAAAATGGTTCATTCAAGAAGCTTTTAGAGACATTACATCTGCTTCATTAGTAAATGAGTTCTTCCCCTGGGTTTCTTATAGTACGTGTTTGAAACTATTGGGAAGGATCCCAAATTATTGGACTGAAGAAAAGAATGACGAGTTGTTCGACTACATCCAGAAAAg GTATGGTTTCTCTTATGCACTGAAGATTCTTCATACATGCTCTTCATCGAAAATTGAAACGCATTTGAAGGAAGAATCGCCACTACTAACAACGAATCAACTTATTTCTTTACTAAATAGAAACGaggaattatttaaattgtatatCAATCAACGTTACAGTGTTAACAACCCGTACGTTGACCAAAAAGTCCTTAATATTTTAGCCAATAAATCGGTTGATCTTTTATTAGAATTAATGGATAATAAATtgatagatttaaaaattttgagtacGTCAGCAAGTGTTAGGTTGTTGAATATATCGAAGCAAAAATTATACGAAgatccaaattttttcaaaatttttaatatcagaTCGTTAGTGAAGCATCTCGGATCTGATTTCAAAACATTCCTGCAAcacaaattttctcaaaatatagataaattCACTTCACAATCTATTTACTCGAATTTGTTCAAACGGTACCCGAAAAGTTCAAGATGGTCTTTATTTATCGAAGTATATCACAaggtttataataaaaatatcgagGAGTTTTTGAAAACTACCGATACATTCGTTATCACGTTGAATCctgataaaaaaacaatttcccaATGGGCAGGATACAAATATGAATCTACCAAAGAGGATATTTACTTGAAGTATTTCCCACCGTTGGCATCGATACCGATTATCAAAGGAAAAATCGATGTTACATCGGATGCTAGGAAAAGAGAAGAAATGATTAAACTGTTGATATCTTCTTGTGCCGTAAATGGAGATTTAGAATCGTTAGATGAAGTTTTGGAATATATAAACGAAAGGCATAAAAATGAAGATCCTAATGCTCATAGAAGAttagtagaattttttttaaacgaatttAAAACAATCGGATTTACGAAAAATCAATTGGATTTCGTCCACGagcaaattattttcataaaaacgcaaggtttaatcgattttttttattacgaacatttttttgtggtaattttaaaatattcatacgAAAACCATAAggatttgtttaataaattattactcGAATATTTAAGAGACTTGTATACTTCCAAAATATGGTATTACGGTAATAATCAGATTCATTTCGGTGAATTTAAACGTGAAATTTTGATCGAAATGTGTAAAATATTTCCTCAAGTTGTGGTGTcgaaaaacgattattttttggaatttactCGAATTTTCGTTGAAATTATAGTACAGTTATCCACTATCAACATTCTGGAATACCCGGTATTCGTATCGGCGATACAAGAGGCTTGTAACAAATCAGATTTGAGTTACAACGACGTGATCCTAGTTTCTCTCGGTATACAATATAATACGAATTTTCCTCGATTAACTTTCCTGGATGAAACTacgatatttaattatttatcattggTGAACAAACGGGAgcaattcgttttttttaaggatttttttaAACGGATAGTTACGAAGGGGCAACTTACCGAATTGGAGTTGAAAATAGTGTCGTTCGTATTGGAAAACGTGGATACATCTGTGGTGGGAAATTTAGAACCCATACTGAAGAATTATCCTCTTTTACTTTTACcgaatatcgaaaaaaattggaaaaatattaatttggattatttgattaaaattattaaacattatACCCACATCGGTATGGATAGAATATTGTGTGACtacttaataaataattggtTGGAAGCTGATTTACCTACACAGAAAGATGcggttaaaattttattaaaattattacccgaagaagattttataaaattttttgaaaaaaatataaacgtaTTAACTTCAGTTCCGGATTTAACCACCGAAGAAATAAAATCTCATAAAATACAATGTCAACTTGCTGGGGATTTTAAAAACGTTTCGGAACCTCTTAAATATCTTCctttgttacaaaaatattgtacacaggattatataaaatttgccTTACCTTCCTTATACAGTTTCTTCTCTAGATtagcagaaaaaaatatttattcttatataGAATTTCTAATACAAGacgttctattaaaaaaatacataatttattttagttgccaatttttaaaaatagattttgttataaatttactTCGAAATGTAGTACCGGATGATTATAACGTTTTAAACACCCTGTGTATAGTAActctaatttattttataaatactcgTGATGAGGAAttgtttaaattgtttataaaatatgtaacaatgattgatatttatgataaaaaattatttgctaaATTAATTAAACGTGCACCTCCAAAAATGTTTATATCTGAGTATATCGAGGTATGttggagaaaaattgaagatattaatACCGACGATGataaagttaataaattattagataatttGTTAAAACATACATTCGATAAAAATGTTATAACTCGTTTAACAACCTCATTTATTACTGATATTATTTCTCGTTATTTACCAATAGAAAGTGTTGATCGTTTAtctaatatacaaaaatttactattttatgtttaatatacAGGGAATCTGAAAAAAGTTCCAATTATAAGTTGACTTTTGACATTCTATCTAGattgaaaatgaaaagtattaataatttttgtcaaacagcCATCGATTTATACTACACAAATGTAGATTCAGAATTTATCGatgattttataaaacattGGGTAGAGAAATTTTCTTTAGCGGAAACTTTAAACGAacacataaccttaaaattatttcgaaaatttttgaatccaATCGACGAAACTAAAGCagaaaacattataaattacTTAAACGAATTGATAGATGAACTAGGAAtgcacattttcgaaatttttatcgataatttacgaaaatatttgaatgatttaaacGAGGTCTCGAAATATAATCTTTTGTATTTGATGTTGGGTTATAAAATGTCTGCAATAACATGCGTATTGGTACTTAAATTATTGAAACCTGTTGATCAGGGGTTGAGTGAAGATGCAAAACCGATTCATGCCAAGATAATGGAGAAAATCAAGACTTTCGAAGAACCTATAGTTACAGCTTATTATGAAATGTATTTACATAATTTGCATTAA
- the LOC130448094 gene encoding transmembrane protein 184B, translating into MPTMVDNAVISSTNIPSVSNDTSTGSNVFIDPIFLQTKLCQTIAGLFVWAALFLTCSQIYHHLRWYTNPAEQRWIVRILFIVPIYGTYSWISLLFFNSESYYVYFFTVRDCYEAFVIYNFLSLCYEYLGGESNIMSEIREKPIRSSCMYGTCCLNGKTYTIGFLRFCKQATLQFCLVKPLMAFVIIFLQGFGHYRDGDWSPDGGYLYITIIYNISVSLALYGLFLFYFATRDLLTPFEPVLKFFTVKSVIFLSFWQGVGLAILEKADVISPIIDNNGTRTSAGTVSAGYQNFLICIEMFFAAVSLRYAFPYKIYAQGCRTDSRGRSVTMQSISSSLKETMNPKDIMTDAIHNFHPQYQQYTQYSSNMISRQPYESL; encoded by the exons ATGCCAACTATGGTGGATAACGCAGTTATTAGCAGTACCAATATTCCTTCAGTTTCAAATGACACTTCAACGGGTAGCAATGTATTTATTGACCCAATATTCCTTCAGACAAAATTATGCCAGACCATAGCTGGATTATTTGTTTGGGCAGCTTTATTTCTTACTTGTAGCCAAATATATCACCATCTCAGGTGGTATACAAATCCTGCTGAACAACGTTGGATTgttagaatattatttattgtaccTATATATGGGACCTATTCTTGGATAAGTCTCTTATTTTTTAACTCTGAAAGttattatgtatatttctttACAGTTCGTGATTGCTATGAAGCATTTGTGATCTATAACTTTTTATCTCTTTGCTATGAATATCTCGGTGGAGAGAGTAACATTATGTCAGAAATCAGGGAAAAACCTATTAGATCTAGTTGTATGTATGGAACTTGTTGTTTAAATGGTAAAACATATACTATTGGATTTCTAAGATTTTGTAAACAAGCAACCCTTCAATTTTGTTTAGTTAAACCGTTAATGGcatttgttattatatttttgcAAGGTTTTGGTCACTACAGGGATGGTGATTGGAGCCCAGATGGTggttatttatatattaccaTCATATACAATATATCCGTTTCTCTTGCCTTGTATGGactcttcttattttattttgctaCTCGAGACCTTCTTACACCTTTTGAACCAGTATTAAAGTTCTTCACAGTAAAATCAGTTATTTTCTTATCCTTCTGGCAGGGAGTTGGTTTAGCTATTTTAGAAAAAGCTGATGTTATCTCTCCTATTATAGACAATAATGGAACACGTACATCTGCTGGTACAGTCTCAGCAG gttatcaaaattttctgatatgcattgaaatgttttttgctGCTGTATCATTGAGATATGCGTTTCCTTATAAGATATATGCTCAAGGATGCCGAACCGATTCAAGAGGTAGATCCGTGACAATGCAAAGCATCTCAAGTAGCCTCAAGGAAACTATGAATCCTAAAGATATTATGACCGATGCCATCCACAATTTCCATCCTCAGTACCAACAATACACTCAATACAGCTCAAACATGATTTCACGACAGCCTTATGAAAGTTTGTGA